The genomic segment TCCATCGCGACGAACACTTCCTCGCGCTCGATGCCTTTGTCGCGGGCGACCGCGTCGGCGACCTGCAACAGTTCGGGCCGAGCGTGCACCGTGCGTTCTTCGACCCGATCCTTTTTTCTCGCAGCCATGGTTTTAACCCCGTCTCCTGCTGAGTCCCGCGCCGGGCGTTTCGCGGCGCAGGGAGTCCTTCAAAAACGCGTCGTCGACAACCAATTTTGCCCGCGCGATGTCGGCCAGCGCGATCGTGACCGGGCCTTCCGCCGTCTCCAATCGGACCCCGCCGTCGCCGACGCCGTCGAGCCGGCCCTGAAAACGCCGCCGACCGTCTTTCGGGAAACGAACCTCGATCCGCGCCGTCCGTCCCTTGAAGCGGTCGAAATCCGCGGCCTTGACCAGCGGCCGGTCGAGGCCGGGCGAGCTGACTTCCAACGTGTAGGACCCGGCGATCGGGTCTTCGACGTCGAGCAGGGCGGAAAGCGCGCGGCTGATTTCGGCGCACGCCTCCACGCTCATCGGGTGGCCGTCGCGGCGCTCGGTCATCACCTGCAGCGTCGGCGCGTGGCGGCCGGAAATAATCACCCGCACCAGTTCATAACCCA from the Rhodospirillales bacterium genome contains:
- the rimP gene encoding ribosome maturation factor RimP; its protein translation is MDHDQTEAASTGGRDAAAIERLIAPTLEAMGYELVRVIISGRHAPTLQVMTERRDGHPMSVEACAEISRALSALLDVEDPIAGSYTLEVSSPGLDRPLVKAADFDRFKGRTARIEVRFPKDGRRRFQGRLDGVGDGGVRLETAEGPVTIALADIARAKLVVDDAFLKDSLRRETPGAGLSRRRG